A genome region from Armatimonadota bacterium includes the following:
- a CDS encoding DNA repair exonuclease, producing MIRLLHLADVHLGRAFAALGTQGASQRRALAQALERAVDLALADQVHLVLVAGDLFDSPRPAPATVDEVVRQFRRLIERGIGVAVAGGNHDVGADGRIGAADRLGALGPRVMVFGREVQTHVLPELDVTVVGRSADPGRSDSPLRGWPRQRTTRVAVGVTHGSVFRPGQVETPGVIHPLEIRELGLDYLALGDWHSAQEVVGPPTAAWYSGAPELLAVDQEGPGCVLRVDIAAPGQAAVRPVPVGRRRYRRVVIDLSDADDAAVRARLDAAADADTVCDVVLTGLVPVHRVVDPAAWEREYADRFFRLRVRWRAQIQLADEELDALPADSVLGRFVRVMRDRLAAADDAQRPILEEALQVGVALLQGREVLA from the coding sequence ATGATCCGCCTGCTGCATCTCGCCGACGTGCACCTGGGACGGGCGTTCGCCGCCCTGGGAACCCAGGGGGCGTCGCAGCGGCGGGCCCTGGCGCAGGCCCTCGAGCGCGCGGTCGATCTGGCCCTGGCCGACCAGGTGCACCTGGTGCTGGTCGCCGGCGACCTGTTCGACAGTCCACGCCCCGCGCCCGCCACCGTGGACGAGGTGGTCCGGCAGTTCCGGCGGCTGATCGAACGGGGCATCGGGGTGGCGGTCGCGGGCGGCAACCACGACGTCGGCGCCGACGGCCGCATCGGCGCCGCCGACCGCCTGGGCGCGCTGGGGCCGCGCGTGATGGTCTTCGGGCGGGAGGTGCAGACCCATGTCCTGCCCGAGCTGGACGTGACCGTGGTGGGCCGGTCCGCCGATCCCGGCCGGTCCGACAGCCCCCTCAGGGGCTGGCCGCGTCAGCGGACGACCCGGGTCGCCGTCGGGGTCACCCACGGGTCTGTCTTCCGGCCCGGACAGGTGGAAACCCCCGGCGTCATCCACCCCCTGGAGATCCGCGAGCTGGGTCTGGACTACCTGGCGCTGGGGGACTGGCACTCCGCCCAGGAAGTGGTGGGCCCGCCCACGGCGGCATGGTACTCCGGGGCCCCCGAGCTGCTGGCGGTCGACCAGGAAGGGCCCGGCTGCGTCCTGCGGGTGGACATCGCGGCTCCCGGGCAGGCCGCGGTCCGGCCGGTGCCGGTGGGCCGCCGGCGGTACCGGCGGGTGGTCATCGACCTGTCGGACGCCGACGACGCCGCCGTGCGCGCCCGGCTGGACGCCGCCGCCGACGCCGATACCGTGTGCGACGTGGTCCTCACCGGCCTGGTGCCGGTGCACCGGGTGGTGGACCCCGCCGCCTGGGAGCGCGAGTACGCCGACCGGTTCTTCCGGCTGCGGGTGCGGTGGCGCGCCCAGATCCAGCTCGCCGACGAGGAGCTGGACGCCCTGCCTGCCGACAGCGTCCTGGGGCGGTTCGTGCGGGTGATGCGGGACCGCCTCGCCGCCGCCGACGACGCGCAGCGGCCCATCCTCGAGGAAGCGCTGCAGGTGGGGGTGGCCCTGCTGCAGGGCCGGGAGGTACTGGCGTGA
- a CDS encoding ATP-dependent DNA helicase, which translates to MTDPRLADPPSSGQLTLALGEERPAEGPVERILADLNDEQRRAVTHETGPLLIVAGAGTGKTQVITRRIAWLIATRRARPSEILALTFTDKAAAEMEERVDVLVPYGYTDVWISTFHAFGDRVLREHALALGLRPDFRVLTRAEQVVFLRQHLFDLPLDVYRPLGDPTRHLEALLTLFSRAKDEDVSPAEYRAFAERVAASAAAAPHDRELQDLARQQMELALAYQRYQELLAREGLVDFGDLITLTLRLFREHPAVLRAFRERFRYILVDEFQDTNYAQFQLVRLLADGGPQNITVVGDDDQSIYKFRGAAISNILTFLDTYPHATQVVLTTNYRSTQPILDAAYRLIQHNNPDRLEVRHRLDKRLRAVRPGGTPPRHVHLDTLSSEADWVARQIASQVEAGTWRYRDVAILVRSNADADPFLRALNMRGIPYRFTGSRGLYAREEIRLALAFLRVLARPQDNLSLFYLGVSPLYLVDATDMARALSYADRKNRTLEHVFRHLDAAPELAEELSLESRAAIAKLLEDLDAMRRMMVDHPTGRVLYEYLVNRTGYIRRLAASGLPDDEVRVANLARFFDLVARYGEIAAYDRVPEFVQHMDDLIEAGDDPAVAEADLDQDAVNVLTVHKAKGLEFPVVFLVSCVADRFPTRHRGEPIPLPDALVKDILPSGDAHLQEERRLFYVGMTRAQRELFLTSARDYGGARPRKVSRFVLEALDLPRPEGAAMTASPAEAIHRHAPPAAGQQSLEGVLPPDQPLLLSYRQVDDYELCPLKYKYTHILRVPLLRDHRVVYGSAIHEAIREYHRRRARRQPVTLEDVLAHFERAWVSEGFISREHEDQRLAEGKEVLTRFVEFQEASGHVPTFVEAPFSFQVGLTRVKGRWDRVDLRGDEVVLIDFKTSDVRAQKDADRRARESLQLAIYALAYREVYGILPTRLELHFLGPRGVLVGTTVPDQDLMARTAEVIERVAAGIRAGRFGATPDYYQACRYCAFASICPYTASGDPELDE; encoded by the coding sequence ATGACCGATCCCCGCCTGGCCGACCCGCCGTCGTCTGGCCAGCTGACGCTGGCCCTGGGGGAGGAACGGCCGGCGGAGGGACCGGTCGAGCGGATCCTGGCCGACCTCAACGACGAGCAGCGGCGGGCGGTCACCCACGAGACCGGCCCCCTGCTGATCGTGGCCGGGGCCGGCACCGGCAAGACCCAGGTCATCACCCGCCGCATCGCCTGGCTCATCGCCACTCGCCGGGCGCGGCCGTCGGAGATCCTGGCCCTCACCTTCACCGACAAGGCCGCCGCCGAGATGGAAGAGCGCGTGGACGTCCTGGTCCCCTACGGGTACACCGACGTGTGGATCAGCACCTTTCACGCCTTCGGGGACCGGGTCCTGCGGGAGCACGCCCTGGCTCTGGGCCTGCGTCCGGACTTCCGGGTGCTGACCCGCGCCGAGCAGGTGGTCTTCCTCCGCCAGCACCTGTTCGACCTGCCCCTGGACGTCTACCGCCCTCTGGGCGATCCCACCCGGCACCTGGAGGCCCTGCTGACACTGTTCTCCCGCGCCAAGGATGAGGACGTCAGCCCCGCCGAATACCGCGCCTTCGCCGAACGGGTGGCCGCATCGGCCGCGGCGGCTCCGCACGACCGGGAGCTGCAGGACCTGGCCCGCCAGCAGATGGAACTGGCCCTGGCCTACCAGCGCTACCAGGAGCTGCTGGCCCGGGAAGGGCTGGTGGACTTCGGTGATCTGATCACCCTGACCCTCCGGCTGTTCCGCGAACATCCCGCCGTTCTGCGGGCCTTCCGGGAGCGGTTCCGCTACATCCTGGTGGACGAATTCCAGGACACCAACTACGCCCAGTTCCAGCTGGTGCGCCTGCTGGCCGACGGCGGCCCCCAGAACATCACGGTGGTGGGCGACGACGACCAGTCCATCTACAAGTTCCGGGGTGCCGCCATCAGCAACATCCTCACCTTCCTGGACACCTACCCCCACGCCACCCAGGTGGTCCTCACCACCAACTACCGCTCCACCCAGCCGATCCTGGACGCCGCCTACCGGCTCATCCAGCACAATAACCCCGACCGCCTGGAGGTCCGCCACCGGCTGGACAAGCGCCTGCGGGCGGTCCGCCCCGGGGGGACGCCTCCCCGCCACGTGCACCTGGATACCCTCAGCAGCGAGGCCGACTGGGTGGCCCGCCAGATCGCCAGCCAGGTGGAGGCGGGAACCTGGCGGTACCGGGACGTCGCCATCCTGGTGCGCAGCAACGCCGACGCCGACCCGTTCTTGCGGGCGCTGAACATGCGGGGCATCCCGTACCGGTTCACCGGCAGCCGGGGGTTGTATGCCCGGGAGGAGATCCGCCTGGCGCTGGCCTTCCTGCGGGTCCTGGCCCGCCCGCAGGACAACCTCAGCCTGTTCTACCTGGGCGTGTCCCCCCTGTACCTGGTGGACGCCACCGACATGGCCCGGGCACTCAGCTACGCCGACCGCAAGAACCGGACCCTGGAGCACGTCTTCCGCCACCTGGACGCCGCCCCCGAGCTGGCCGAGGAACTCTCCCTGGAAAGCCGCGCCGCCATCGCCAAGCTGCTTGAGGACCTGGACGCGATGCGCCGGATGATGGTCGACCACCCCACCGGACGCGTCCTGTATGAATACCTGGTCAACCGCACCGGCTACATCCGGCGGCTGGCCGCCAGCGGCCTGCCCGACGACGAGGTCCGGGTAGCCAACCTGGCGCGCTTTTTCGACCTGGTGGCCCGCTACGGGGAGATCGCCGCCTACGACCGGGTGCCGGAGTTCGTCCAGCACATGGATGACCTCATCGAGGCCGGCGACGATCCCGCCGTGGCCGAGGCCGACCTGGACCAGGACGCGGTCAACGTCCTGACGGTGCACAAGGCCAAGGGGCTGGAGTTCCCGGTGGTGTTCCTGGTCAGCTGCGTGGCCGACCGCTTCCCCACCCGCCACCGGGGCGAGCCCATCCCGCTGCCCGACGCGCTGGTCAAGGATATCCTGCCTTCCGGCGACGCCCACCTGCAGGAGGAGCGGCGGCTGTTCTACGTCGGGATGACCCGCGCCCAGCGGGAACTGTTCCTGACCAGCGCCCGGGACTACGGCGGGGCGCGGCCCCGCAAGGTCAGCCGGTTCGTCCTGGAGGCTCTGGACCTGCCCCGGCCGGAGGGGGCGGCAATGACGGCCTCCCCCGCAGAGGCCATCCACCGCCACGCTCCGCCGGCGGCGGGCCAGCAGTCCCTGGAAGGAGTCCTTCCGCCCGACCAGCCGCTGCTGCTGTCCTACCGGCAGGTGGATGACTACGAACTGTGCCCCCTGAAGTACAAGTACACCCACATCCTGCGGGTGCCGCTGCTCCGCGATCACCGGGTGGTCTACGGCTCAGCCATCCACGAGGCGATCCGCGAGTATCACCGGCGCCGGGCGCGCCGCCAGCCGGTGACCCTGGAGGACGTGCTGGCCCACTTCGAGCGGGCGTGGGTCAGCGAGGGCTTCATCAGCCGCGAGCACGAGGATCAGCGCCTGGCCGAAGGGAAAGAGGTACTGACCCGCTTTGTGGAGTTCCAGGAGGCCTCCGGCCACGTCCCCACGTTCGTGGAAGCGCCGTTCTCTTTCCAGGTGGGGTTGACCCGCGTCAAGGGGCGATGGGACCGGGTGGACCTGCGCGGGGACGAGGTGGTGTTGATTGACTTCAAAACCTCGGACGTGCGCGCCCAGAAGGACGCCGACCGCCGGGCCCGGGAGAGCCTGCAGCTGGCCATCTACGCCCTGGCCTACCGGGAGGTCTACGGGATCCTGCCGACCCGCCTGGAACTGCACTTCCTCGGTCCCCGGGGTGTCCTGGTGGGGACGACCGTCCCCGACCAGGATCTGATGGCCCGCACCGCCGAGGTCATCGAGCGGGTGGCCGCCGGCATCCGCGCAGGCCGCTTCGGGGCCACGCCCGACTACTACCAGGCATGCCGGTACTGCGCGTTTGCCTCCATCTGCCCGTACACCGCCTCGGGCGATCCGGAGCTGGACGAATGA
- a CDS encoding regulatory protein RecX: MRVDLDTGATFRLRADDVAALDLHPGVEIDDALLRAVRERSLHLAASEAARRLLAVRPRSERELRERLLRRGLPDPTVSAVIGELRARGLVDDRRFADAWVRDRLALRPSGRVRLRYELATRGVARDVVEAVLAQALPAGDELTLARHVASARLRRYRGLPAEVASRRLAGVLLRRGFATSIVARVLRDLFGRALEPSP, from the coding sequence GTGCGCGTGGACCTGGACACCGGGGCGACGTTCCGGCTGCGGGCCGACGATGTCGCCGCCCTGGACCTGCACCCCGGGGTGGAGATCGACGACGCGCTCCTGCGGGCGGTGCGGGAGCGGTCCCTCCACCTGGCCGCCTCCGAGGCCGCCCGGCGCCTGCTGGCGGTGCGCCCCCGCAGCGAACGGGAGCTGCGCGAGCGGCTGCTCCGGCGGGGGCTGCCCGACCCCACCGTCAGCGCCGTGATCGGGGAACTGCGCGCGCGGGGGCTGGTAGACGACCGGCGGTTTGCCGACGCCTGGGTCCGCGATCGGCTGGCCCTGCGCCCCTCGGGCCGCGTGCGCCTCCGGTACGAGCTCGCCACCCGGGGGGTGGCCCGGGACGTGGTGGAGGCGGTCCTGGCCCAGGCTCTGCCCGCCGGGGATGAGCTGACGCTGGCGCGCCACGTCGCCTCCGCGCGCCTGCGGCGGTACCGGGGATTGCCCGCAGAGGTGGCATCCCGGCGCCTGGCCGGCGTGCTGCTGCGCCGGGGATTCGCCACGAGCATCGTCGCCCGGGTGCTGCGGGACCTGTTCGGCCGTGCCCTCGAGCCGTCGCCATGA
- the recA gene encoding recombinase RecA: protein MNEKQRALDLALTQIEKQFGKGSIMRLGEATSRLAVDVIPTGALALDVALGVGGVPRGRVVEVYGPESSGKTTLGYHIMAEAQREGGVAAFIDAEHAMDPNYARAVGVDVDSLLISQPDSGEQALEIAEMLVRSGAVDVIVVDSVAALVPKAELEGDMGDAHVGLQARLMSQALRKLVGAISRSRTTVVFINQIREKIGVMFGNPETTTGGRALKFYASVRMEIRRTENIKVGEEIRGMRARIKVVKNKLAPPFREAEVDIIYGQGISRAASILDVATAHGIVQRTGTWFAFGEMKLGQGRDNARDFLEANPEVAREIERRVRAQLGLLKPAPAEVRDAPPAREPAKGRT from the coding sequence ATGAACGAGAAGCAGCGGGCGCTGGATCTGGCCCTCACCCAGATCGAAAAGCAGTTCGGCAAGGGCTCCATCATGCGGCTGGGGGAGGCCACCAGCCGCCTGGCCGTGGACGTGATCCCCACCGGGGCCCTGGCCCTGGACGTCGCCCTGGGCGTCGGCGGCGTCCCCCGAGGACGGGTCGTGGAGGTCTACGGGCCGGAGTCCTCCGGCAAGACCACGCTGGGCTATCACATCATGGCCGAGGCGCAGCGGGAGGGCGGCGTGGCCGCCTTCATCGACGCCGAGCACGCCATGGATCCCAACTACGCCCGGGCCGTGGGGGTGGACGTGGACAGCCTGCTGATCTCCCAGCCGGACTCGGGCGAGCAGGCGCTGGAGATCGCCGAGATGCTGGTCCGCAGCGGGGCGGTGGACGTCATCGTGGTGGACTCGGTGGCCGCCCTGGTGCCCAAGGCCGAGCTGGAAGGCGACATGGGCGACGCCCACGTGGGCCTGCAGGCCCGCCTGATGTCCCAGGCCCTGCGCAAGCTGGTCGGCGCCATCAGCCGCTCCCGCACCACGGTGGTCTTCATCAACCAGATCCGCGAGAAGATCGGCGTCATGTTCGGCAACCCCGAGACCACCACCGGCGGGCGCGCCCTGAAGTTCTACGCGTCGGTGCGCATGGAGATCCGGCGGACCGAGAACATCAAGGTGGGCGAAGAGATCCGGGGGATGCGGGCCCGGATCAAGGTGGTCAAGAACAAGCTGGCCCCGCCGTTCCGCGAGGCCGAGGTGGACATCATCTACGGGCAGGGCATCTCCCGCGCCGCCAGCATCCTGGACGTCGCTACCGCCCACGGCATCGTCCAGCGCACCGGCACGTGGTTCGCCTTCGGCGAGATGAAGCTGGGCCAGGGGCGGGACAACGCCCGCGACTTCCTGGAGGCCAACCCGGAGGTGGCGCGCGAGATCGAGCGGAGGGTGCGGGCGCAGCTGGGGCTGCTCAAGCCCGCCCCCGCCGAGGTCCGGGACGCGCCGCCGGCCCGGGAGCCGGCTAAAGGCCGCACCTAA
- the thpR gene encoding RNA 2',3'-cyclic phosphodiesterase — MTPRHRIFIAVELDPALHDAVVAAQRALEDAGARIRWVKPASLHFTLRFLGEITPAQVALAKIATREAARGVAPFAITLRRLGAFPSLQRPQVVWVGVEDGAEHLDALARRLDERLARYHFPPEDRRFRPHLTLARVRDARQWGDVVRALTRYRDVEIGTQTVRTICVMESTLTPQGPVYTRLEEVSLETHEN; from the coding sequence ATGACCCCCCGCCACCGCATCTTCATCGCCGTGGAGCTGGACCCCGCGCTGCATGACGCGGTGGTGGCCGCCCAGCGGGCCCTGGAGGACGCCGGCGCCCGGATCAGGTGGGTGAAGCCTGCCAGCCTGCACTTCACGCTGCGCTTTCTGGGCGAGATCACCCCCGCCCAGGTCGCGCTGGCCAAGATTGCCACCCGGGAGGCGGCCCGGGGAGTCGCGCCGTTTGCCATCACCCTGCGCCGCCTGGGAGCGTTTCCCAGCCTGCAGCGTCCGCAGGTGGTGTGGGTGGGAGTCGAGGACGGGGCCGAGCACCTGGACGCGCTGGCACGCCGGCTGGACGAGCGCCTGGCCCGGTACCACTTTCCCCCCGAGGACCGCCGCTTCCGGCCCCATCTGACCCTGGCGCGGGTGAGGGACGCCCGCCAGTGGGGGGACGTGGTCAGGGCCCTCACCCGCTACAGGGACGTCGAGATCGGGACCCAGACCGTCAGGACGATCTGCGTCATGGAGAGCACCCTGACCCCCCAGGGGCCTGTATACACACGGCTTGAGGAGGTCAGCCTGGAGACCCACGAGAACTAG
- a CDS encoding competence/damage-inducible protein A: protein MRAEIISVGTELLLGQIVDTNAAYLGQRLAEVGVDVHCRQTVGDNPARIREALRLALSRADLVVMTGGLGPTEDDLTVEAVAAALGRELVRDPEVAEHIRRFFASRGRTPPETVYKQALVPRGAQVIPNARGTAPGIHLQDDGRDIVIMPGVPYEMQGMVESYLLPLLRQRTGGIVIRSRVLRVTGEGESAVEARIKDLLSATQPTIAPYAKLGEVHLRLTAKGRPEDVAAALDRGEALVRERLGDLVYGTDDQTLEAVTASLLTARGVTVAVAESCTGGLVSQRLTSVPGSSAYFLLGVVAYSNDAKVRDLGVDPGMLRRHGAVSAEVAEAMASAVRARAGATLGVGLTGIAGPTGGTPDKPVGLVFLSLAHPEGVDTRRLQLGAEAGREGIRFLASQAALNALRLHLLRR from the coding sequence ATGCGCGCAGAGATCATCTCCGTCGGCACCGAGCTGCTGCTGGGCCAGATCGTGGACACCAATGCCGCCTACCTGGGGCAGCGTCTGGCCGAAGTGGGCGTGGACGTGCACTGCCGCCAGACGGTGGGGGACAACCCTGCCCGGATCCGGGAGGCGCTGCGGCTGGCCCTGAGCCGGGCCGACCTCGTCGTGATGACGGGCGGCCTGGGGCCCACCGAAGACGACCTGACCGTCGAGGCCGTGGCCGCCGCCCTGGGGCGGGAGCTGGTCCGCGATCCCGAGGTGGCCGAACACATCCGCCGCTTCTTCGCCTCGCGCGGGCGCACCCCGCCCGAGACGGTGTACAAGCAGGCCCTGGTGCCCCGCGGCGCCCAGGTGATCCCCAACGCCCGCGGCACGGCGCCGGGCATTCACCTCCAGGACGACGGGCGCGACATCGTCATCATGCCGGGCGTCCCCTACGAGATGCAGGGCATGGTCGAGTCCTACCTGCTGCCCCTGCTGCGCCAGCGCACCGGCGGGATCGTCATCCGCTCCCGGGTACTGCGGGTCACCGGGGAAGGGGAGTCGGCGGTCGAGGCCCGCATCAAGGACCTGCTGTCCGCCACCCAGCCCACCATCGCGCCCTACGCCAAGCTCGGCGAGGTGCACCTGCGGCTGACCGCCAAGGGCCGCCCCGAGGATGTGGCCGCAGCCCTGGACCGTGGAGAGGCGCTGGTCCGCGAGCGCCTGGGCGACCTGGTCTACGGCACCGACGACCAGACGCTGGAAGCGGTCACCGCGTCGCTGCTGACCGCGCGGGGGGTCACGGTGGCCGTGGCGGAGTCCTGCACCGGCGGCCTGGTGAGCCAGAGGCTGACGTCGGTCCCCGGCAGCTCGGCCTATTTTCTGCTGGGCGTCGTGGCTTACAGCAACGACGCCAAGGTCCGCGACCTCGGAGTCGACCCCGGGATGCTCCGCCGGCATGGCGCGGTCAGCGCCGAGGTGGCGGAGGCCATGGCCTCCGCCGTGCGCGCGCGGGCGGGGGCCACCCTGGGCGTGGGACTGACGGGCATCGCCGGCCCCACCGGGGGCACCCCCGACAAGCCCGTGGGGCTGGTGTTCCTGTCCCTGGCCCACCCGGAGGGCGTGGACACGCGCCGGTTGCAGCTGGGAGCGGAAGCGGGTAGGGAGGGCATCCGCTTTCTCGCCTCCCAGGCCGCCCTCAACGCCCTGCGGCTCCATCTGCTGCGCCGATGA
- a CDS encoding DUF4115 domain-containing protein gives MAGRWKRETVPEPAPSPRKPLGIGERLRAAREARGLSLAAASAQTRIRAGYLQALEEEQFDRLPGRAYARGYLRAYARALGLDPDDLLAETAQVLGGPAPPLIGPVQAEVPIRPATRPSRLRRILLTASVIVLTVVGVLAYIGYQQLRQFQTPVPAAVGEPPRPAPEPAPRPPAPAPAAPEPAPVIRPPSSGVEVTVQAVGLSWLRVLADGREVFTGFLRAGDRRTWTGERSLTVRVGNAPAVTVLVDGRPVRPPSGRRVWEQTFTAEGR, from the coding sequence GTGGCGGGCCGGTGGAAGAGGGAGACCGTGCCCGAACCCGCCCCGTCCCCCCGCAAGCCGCTGGGGATCGGCGAGCGCCTGCGCGCCGCGCGCGAGGCGCGGGGCCTCTCGCTGGCCGCCGCCTCCGCCCAGACCCGCATCCGCGCCGGCTACCTGCAGGCTCTGGAAGAGGAGCAGTTCGACCGCCTGCCCGGCAGAGCGTACGCCCGCGGGTACCTGCGGGCCTACGCCCGCGCGCTGGGGCTGGATCCCGACGACCTGCTGGCGGAGACCGCGCAGGTGCTCGGCGGGCCGGCGCCTCCCCTGATCGGGCCGGTGCAGGCGGAAGTCCCCATCCGCCCGGCCACGCGGCCCTCGCGGCTGCGGCGGATCCTCCTGACGGCCTCTGTCATCGTGCTGACCGTCGTGGGCGTCCTCGCATACATCGGCTACCAGCAGCTGCGCCAGTTCCAGACCCCGGTCCCCGCGGCGGTGGGAGAGCCGCCCCGGCCCGCGCCGGAGCCTGCCCCCCGGCCACCGGCGCCCGCGCCGGCCGCACCCGAGCCCGCGCCGGTCATCCGCCCGCCGTCGTCCGGCGTGGAGGTGACGGTGCAGGCCGTGGGCCTGTCGTGGCTGCGGGTCCTGGCCGACGGCCGGGAAGTCTTCACCGGCTTCCTGCGCGCGGGCGATCGTCGCACCTGGACCGGCGAGCGCAGCCTCACGGTCCGGGTGGGCAACGCGCCGGCGGTGACGGTCCTGGTGGACGGCCGGCCCGTCCGGCCTCCCTCCGGCCGGCGGGTGTGGGAGCAGACGTTCACCGCGGAGGGCAGGTAG
- a CDS encoding pseudouridine-5'-phosphate glycosidase: MPDWPPPLDVSADVDRALAAGQPVVALESAVISHGLPGDLALHSAARMHQAVRDGGAVPAVIAVVDGRIRVGASGEDLARLLRPGVMKVAARDLPVAVAREACGGTTVSATVIVAERVGIQVVSTGGIGGVHLGAERTGDISADLGALAAHPVVVVCSGAKAICDVARTLEYLDTAGVTVVAYRTDRFPYFYAPDSGLPAPARIDSPAQAAAIWRAHRALGRRSALVVAQPVPAQDALTSEEVEQAVAAAVRKAEAAGVRGGDLTPFLLAALAELTGGRSLRANLALLRANAALAAEIATALAG; encoded by the coding sequence ATGCCGGACTGGCCGCCTCCCCTTGACGTCTCGGCCGATGTGGACCGGGCCCTGGCCGCCGGGCAGCCGGTGGTGGCCCTGGAGTCCGCGGTGATCTCCCACGGCCTGCCGGGCGACCTGGCGCTGCACTCCGCCGCCCGGATGCACCAGGCGGTACGGGACGGCGGCGCCGTCCCCGCGGTGATCGCGGTGGTGGACGGCCGGATCCGCGTGGGCGCCTCCGGGGAGGACCTCGCCCGGCTGCTGCGCCCCGGGGTGATGAAGGTCGCCGCCCGGGATCTGCCGGTGGCGGTGGCCCGGGAAGCCTGCGGTGGCACTACCGTCTCCGCCACCGTGATCGTGGCCGAGCGCGTGGGCATCCAGGTGGTAAGCACCGGCGGCATCGGCGGAGTGCACCTGGGTGCCGAGCGCACCGGGGACATCTCGGCTGACCTGGGGGCTCTGGCCGCGCACCCGGTGGTGGTGGTCTGCTCCGGGGCCAAGGCCATCTGCGACGTGGCCCGGACCCTGGAGTACCTGGACACCGCCGGTGTCACGGTGGTGGCCTACCGCACCGACCGGTTCCCCTACTTCTACGCTCCGGACAGCGGCCTGCCGGCGCCGGCCCGCATCGACTCGCCCGCGCAGGCCGCGGCCATCTGGCGGGCCCACCGCGCGCTGGGACGGCGCAGCGCCCTGGTGGTGGCCCAGCCCGTGCCCGCCCAGGACGCCCTGACATCCGAGGAGGTGGAGCAGGCGGTCGCGGCGGCCGTCCGGAAGGCGGAGGCCGCGGGCGTCCGCGGGGGCGACCTCACGCCCTTTCTCCTGGCGGCGCTGGCCGAGCTGACCGGCGGGAGGTCGCTGCGGGCGAACCTGGCGCTTCTGCGGGCCAACGCGGCGCTGGCCGCCGAGATCGCCACAGCCCTCGCCGGCTGA
- a CDS encoding PfkB family carbohydrate kinase — MVVVGGCNADVVAAADPLPAGVSTPGRVRLGAGGAARNVAENLARLGVPVRLVAGVGSDPLSDQVVAATARAGVDVSGVVAVDARPNAYVAVMSGGRVLYAVSQMVAAEALTPEHLRPQAAAVRTARVLVADANLSPPTLAAAVELPRRGMLCLLAVSPAKAGRLLPHLSRADALVCSAREAAVLAGTEDAARAAAVLRERGPRTVVVTVGEDGVMWAGQDVHRAPAPPVTVADPTGAGDAVAAVVVYALLSGLPEREAAALAAAAGAVTVTVEGSTHPELNLAALRAHAGLAASP; from the coding sequence GTGGTGGTCGTGGGCGGGTGCAACGCCGACGTGGTGGCGGCGGCCGACCCGTTGCCCGCAGGCGTGAGCACGCCGGGCCGCGTGCGCCTGGGAGCGGGAGGCGCCGCACGCAACGTGGCCGAGAACCTGGCGCGGCTGGGCGTGCCGGTCCGGCTGGTGGCGGGGGTGGGATCGGACCCGCTGTCCGACCAGGTGGTCGCGGCTACAGCCCGCGCCGGCGTGGACGTTTCCGGGGTGGTGGCCGTGGACGCCCGGCCCAACGCCTACGTGGCGGTGATGTCGGGCGGACGGGTACTGTACGCGGTGTCGCAGATGGTGGCGGCGGAAGCCCTCACTCCGGAGCACCTGCGTCCCCAGGCAGCCGCGGTGCGCACCGCCCGCGTTCTGGTCGCCGATGCCAACCTGTCGCCGCCGACGCTGGCGGCCGCCGTGGAACTGCCGCGGCGGGGGATGTTGTGCCTGCTGGCGGTCTCCCCCGCCAAGGCCGGGCGGCTGCTCCCGCACCTGTCCCGGGCGGATGCGCTGGTCTGCAGCGCCCGCGAGGCGGCGGTCCTGGCCGGGACCGAGGACGCCGCCCGGGCGGCGGCGGTCCTGCGGGAGCGCGGACCCCGCACCGTGGTGGTGACGGTGGGAGAAGACGGCGTGATGTGGGCCGGACAGGATGTCCACCGCGCGCCCGCGCCGCCCGTGACCGTCGCCGACCCCACCGGGGCGGGAGACGCGGTGGCCGCGGTCGTCGTCTACGCGCTGCTGTCTGGCCTGCCCGAGCGCGAGGCGGCGGCCCTGGCCGCTGCCGCCGGCGCGGTGACGGTGACCGTGGAAGGCAGCACCCATCCCGAACTCAACCTGGCCGCCCTGCGCGCCCATGCCGGACTGGCCGCCTCCCCTTGA